A section of the Lathamus discolor isolate bLatDis1 chromosome 6, bLatDis1.hap1, whole genome shotgun sequence genome encodes:
- the KDM8 gene encoding bifunctional peptidase and arginyl-hydroxylase JMJD5 — translation MAAAGGGGGALWAEVRALLPGTEEELTLALSGEVDACVRPLLRRARGLLYGAGGRPGGEAAAALLRLGDVLRDYSWEKLQAGPWRAVSKAWRQVYSYGCLFGALAEVAAGRPLAPAVRLCDMGLLMGASVLDNVLARLVRVLQRHLPREQRRGAAALAAESARAEPRPAPAVRPEDALPRLRCPSLEHFRDNYLVPQKPVVLEGVMDHWPCMRKWSVDYFCQVAGCRTVPVELGTRYTDEEWSQKLMTVGDFISQYIVNEKSMGYLAQHQLFDQIPELKEDISIPDYCCLGEGEEEHITINAWFGPEGTISPLHQDPQQNFLAQVFGRKYIRLYSPQDSENLYPHESQILHNTSQVDVEDPDLVKFPNFRKAAFQSCVLMPGQILFIPVKYWHYVRSLDVSFSVSFWWS, via the exons ATGGCGGCGGCCGGTGGCGGAGGCGGCGCGCTGTGGGCCGAGGTGCGCGCGCTGCTGCCCGGCACCGAGGAGGAGCTCACCCTGGCCCTCAGCGGAGAGGTGGACGCCTGCGTGCGGCCGCTGCTGCGGCGGGCCCGCGGGCTGCTGTACGGCGCGGGCGGGCGGCccggcggggaggcggcggcggcgctgctGCGCCTGGGCGACGTCCTGCGGGACTACTCGTGGGAGAAGCTGCAGGCGGGCCCGTGGCGGGCGGTGAGCAAGGCCTGGCGGCAGGTCTACAGCTACGGCTGCCTCTTCGGGGCGCTCGCCGAGGTCGCCGCGGGCCGCCCGCTGGCGCCCGCCGTCCGCCTCTGCGACATGGGGCTGCTGATGGGCGCCTCCGTCCTGGACAACGTCCTCGCGCGCCTCGTCCGCGTCCTGCAGCGGCACCTGCCCCGGGAGcagcggcgcggcgcggccgcgCTGGCCGCTGAG AGCGCCCGGGCcgagccccgccccgcccctgcCGTGCGGCCGGAGGACGCGCTCCCGCGGCTGCGGTGCCCTTCGCTGGAGCACTTCCGGGACAACTACCTCGTCCCGCAGAAGCCCGTGGTGCTGGAGGGGGTCATGGACCACTGGCCGTGCATGCGGAAGTGGAG tgtgGACTATTTCTGTCAAGTCGCTGGGTGCCGCACAGTGCCTGTGGAATTGGGCACCCGATACACAGATGAGGAATGGTCTCAGAAGCTCATGACTGTTGGTGACTTCATCAGCCAGTATATTGTGAATGAG AAGAGCATGGGATACCttgcccagcaccagctcttTGATCAG ATCCCAGAACTGAAAGAAGATATCAGTATCCCTGACTACTGCTGcctgggggaaggggaggaagagcaCATCACCATCAACGCTTGGTTTGGTCCAGAAGGCACTATCTCACCTCTCCATCAGGATCCCCAGCAAAATTTTTTAGCCCAG GTATTTGGAAGGAAGTATATCCGCCTGTATTCACCACAAGATTCAGAAAACCTGTACCCACATGAAAGTCAAATTCTTCACAACACCAGTCAG GTTGATGTGGAAGACCCTGACTTAGTTAAGTTCCCCAATTTCAGAAAGGCTGCGTTTCAATCCTGTGTTCTGATGCCTGGACAGATTCTGTTTATTCCAGTTAAATATTGGCACTATGTACGATCGCTTGACGTCAGCTTCTCAGTCAGCTTCTGGTGGTCATAG